In Deltaproteobacteria bacterium, the DNA window GGAGCATATCCACCGGGAACGATCACGGCCTCAAAGTCGGCAGCGCTTACGGATTCAGCAGGCGTTCCTCCAGGAGCAGGCACGCCGATTTTGCTGTGGTATTCTTTGGCTCCCGTACCAATGACCGTTACACTGGCACCAGCTTCTTTCATCCGGTAGTAGGGATACCAGAACTCAAACTCGTTGTACATGTCCTCGATAAGGATGGCGATGCGTTTTCCCTTTAGTTCCATTCTTGGACCTCCTTTTTCCCAATATTTTTTTAATTATACCCCGCCCCATTTTAATTGACCAGGGCCTGGAGAACATTATTTCTCCCAATTGTCAAAAATATTGAGAGTAATTTTCCTAATTCCCCATGATGATGGTTGGCGAAGCTCCTGGGCAGTTGGACTACTTCAGGGAAATAATTTCAGCCGAGCCATTCAGAGAATCAAGGAAAAGCAGGCGGTTGCGGAGGGGCCGGCCGAGGCCGGTGATGATTTTAATCACTTCCTGCACTTGGAGAGAGGCGACGGTGGAAACGATCCCAGCCAAATTTCCCAGCTCCACCTCGATCCCTTTCTCTGGGGTTGTTTGGGATTCTCCATAGAAAGCTTTAAAACCGACATCTTCGGGATATATGGTTGTCACCTGGCCACTGAAACCGGCAACGGCTCCGTGGACCAGAGGGACTTTACCTTCTTTACATACTTTTTCCAACAAGAATCGAGTAGGCATATTATCCAGGGCATCCATGGCCACATTAACGCCCCTAATAAGGCTGGCAAGTTCATTTTCCTTGACAAATCCGGCAAAGATTTCGACTTCCGTGGCGGCGTTGATTTTCAGGATTTCAGAACAAGCCACCTGGACCTTGCCCTGGCCAATATTCTGTTCTAAGGAGAAAGCCTGGCGGTTCAGGTTGTCTTCACTGAAAAAATCACCATCCGCAAGGATAAGAGTACCCAGGCCCATCCGGGCTAGAAGCTGGGCGATAGTCCCGCCCAACCCGCCAACACCAATGAGGAGGGCCCGAGATTGGAGGAGCTTCTTCTGGCCGGCGAGGCCTAGGGAACCGGCATTCCGGAGGTAACGCTGCGGCCATACTTCGAGGTCTAAAGCTGCGATCTCCACTTCCCGTTTTGGCAGGCCACAAGAAGTGGCAATGGCGTCCCGCTCTTTTAAAGAGATAGTGGAAAGGGTTTGTTTATTCGGGGCCAGGTAAGGCTTGGCGCACTTTAAAATTTGGTCACGGAGGTTCATAACCAATACCCATGGGGTTTAGTCATTTACAACCATTGGATTTGGCGAACTCCATCCCTTGGCGAATGGCCTCGGCATTGGCCGGCAGCAGATGATGG includes these proteins:
- a CDS encoding HesA/MoeB/ThiF family protein, with the translated sequence MNLRDQILKCAKPYLAPNKQTLSTISLKERDAIATSCGLPKREVEIAALDLEVWPQRYLRNAGSLGLAGQKKLLQSRALLIGVGGLGGTIAQLLARMGLGTLILADGDFFSEDNLNRQAFSLEQNIGQGKVQVACSEILKINAATEVEIFAGFVKENELASLIRGVNVAMDALDNMPTRFLLEKVCKEGKVPLVHGAVAGFSGQVTTIYPEDVGFKAFYGESQTTPEKGIEVELGNLAGIVSTVASLQVQEVIKIITGLGRPLRNRLLFLDSLNGSAEIISLK